The window TGGGagaattcaaaaagagaaaaaaaaaaaaaagtacactGGATTAGGTGGGAAAAAATGACAGGTAAAAGGATAGGAGGTTGGACTTCAGAGATTTGCAGGAATTTAACAAAGCAATGCTAGCAAGACAACTACGAACGCTAACCAAACCAAACCTGATGATGAGCAAAACTTTGAGAGGAAGACATTTTAGGGGCGAATCAATATggaaaatgaaagcaaaaggaAGTGACTCATGGATGTGGAGATGCATACTCAGTGCAAGAGATCTACTGGAAAGAGGAGCTAGAAAAAAAGTACGGGATGAGCACACCATTGATATATGGCATGACAAGTGCATACTGGACAGaggtaaaggaaagataatatCTTAAAACCACCAAATTGCCCAATTCAAAAAGTTCATAAGCTGATAAAAGATGGAAGACGGGATATGGACTTGATACATAGGGTACTGAATGAAGAAGACTATTGGAAAATTGCCAATATCCCAGTCAACATTGGTGATGGCAAAGATAGGATGGTATGGCCTTATTCAGCATCAGGAGACTATACAGTGAAAACAGGATACACGCTAGTAGAAGAAATAAGAGGGAAAGAAGATCAATGGCACAGCTAGAGGAAAACAACAGTAGAAATGAGAAAATACTGAAGCTTGGAAGTTCCTCTGGAGTTTAAATATGAAGCACAATCTAAAGCACTTTATATGGAAGTGTCTTAACAGAATTTTACCTATTAATGAGCTGATAAGGAGCAGAATAGGAAGAGGGGATGACAAATGTGTCTGCTGCGTGGGATGGAACAGAAACTCTAGAGCACATGTTTTTCTTTTGCAAGCATGCTGACACGATATGGAGAGTTGCACCAATTAAGCGGGATTGATTATGTGAATTTAGACAGAACTTCTGGTTGTGATGGAATAGTCTTATACAGGCAAAGTTGAGGAATGAAGGGAGAGAACATATTGCACTAACAGTTAATATTCTATAGCACATTTGGAAATCAAGGAACTAGATTCAATTTAATAACGAAAGGATAGGTCCAGGAATAATTGTGAACAAAGCTGTGCAAGAGTAGCAGGAGTACCAAATGGTGTAATAGgtaaaggaaaatgaaaaggaaacaGAAGATAGAAACCAAACTACAACTATTGGATGGCAACCACCGCAAAATGATGGTGTTAAGCTGAATAATAATGCTGCACTTTGACACAAAGAAAAAGACAGCTGGCTGGGGAATtggagcaagaaaggaagatGGTTCAATCATGAAAGCATGAGCAGGACCTGGCAGAAGGTGGTAGTGAGGGAGCCACTGGTGGACTGCAGTCATCAAatcaaaaagaggaaaattgaaatccaatcagattGTAAGCTAATAGTGGAAAAGATTGAGCAGGAGAGCGCTGAAGATGCACGAATTGGTACAATTGTAGAGAACATTAAACAGCTAAGGAAACTcctgaaaatttcactttgttGAAAGTGAAGGTAACTATAATATATGTTAGTCAGAACTTAGCAAAATTTGCTATAATCTTGGTCAGTGAAATCACTTGAAAGGATTCCTTCCCTCTTTGGTTAGATTAGCCAGAGATGATCCGGAAGCAGTTGCTCCAGTCCTGTAAAAATATTATTCAGATGCAATATATCTACTGTTGTcgtttggtaaaaaaaaaaaaaaaaaaaaaaaaattagacacCTTCTATTCAATTGATAAATCTTTTGCTAATTTAATTCAAAACAGCCACTAGAAAGGAGTGGTAGACTAATAATATATTATGAGACCCTAGAGTATGAATCACGTCGcggggcttttttttttttttcctttagaaGGAGTGGTACACCTGACATCCGCATTAAACATAAACACTATCGTatcatctttcttctttttttttttttgatttctcTCTCTATTTGCTATGCTATAGGCCTAAAATCATGCCAATTTTTAGTGGATTCGGAGTTTCACAAATTGAGTTGTTGCTCAATTCAAATTAGTTGTGTAATTCTTACAGTATCTTGTATAACCTAGTACAATTTGGATATAAAACTTAATTTTGTAACTTATACAATTAAGtttgtatataaaaaaaaaaaagcataattACATCGAAATTATATGAATTTACAAATTTATGTAATCAGTTTCAACTGAAACTTATGAGCTTTCTTCTTTGGCTCTCCTTTTCATTTTCCAACCATCTCTCTAACCTTACTAGGCCCTTCACTCAAACGCAtgcaccaaaaaagaaaaaaaaaaaaagaaaaaaagaaaaaatggtacGAGCAGCGTTTGTTAATCAGCCAAACCTGTGAATGTCACCCCAAGTCACGTTTGTCCCCAAACGTGACTAAAATTTCATCATGGTACTGTTTCTTCGTTTGAGTGGAAGCTGGACTGTGGATTGTTCGTATATGAGGAGTTGCCTTTTCAAAAGTGCCTTGTCTGTTGGCCATTTTTGTCCGATGCATACTATCGGCCAGAGTCATTTTCCTTCTCAAAAACAGCGGAGGTTGCAAATGAAAcaactagggatggcaacggggagggggacccctcccccatcccccgccccacTGCCTACAAACTTCCCTGCCCTCGCCccatcccccgtcccccgcTCCCCCCGTCCCACTTCTCCCGGAGTGTTCTCACGggactaataaaaatttattatataattttattatgattaaattttaataaataatcaagtactaaaatattaatacatcattaaattattattcattgtaattttataattgaaatttataaaaacaatcaaataaaaattatttgaatacaatccaacatgatgaaataaatataactaaagtagtcaaattttcacttttgacacaaatacaatcactaattcattattgtgcttgtactttttttaagaaaaaatattattgtattaagtgtaattagagatttaatataaatatattagtaaatttagtataatcaattaataatttgtattagtatatatatataattattagtataattaataatattaattatattatatatattaataaatattatataatacatataactaatattattattattataagtttataattaattaaattatatattatataattatatatatttttttatatatttactttttaaacccccccccccccccccccccccccggcggCGGGCGGGTGAACTCTGTTGGCCACTTGACAACTTGATGTTAAATTATTTTGACTTGAACCATTCCTTGTCGATTTTCGTGGCTTGAGCAATTTGATCTACTCTGACAGAGGATAATAGAATAATATAAAGAAACCAACCACGACTTTCTGCAACTGACAAGAGATTGGGAATTGTGACCCAATGAATTAATTAGGTTTACGAGGACTCAATCATTAGAATGTATCAGGCTGTGATAGTGTGATAGTGTgtataaaatttatttctatCATATGATTATATTTTGTGTAATATATACAAGATTTACTTTTATTATATAGGTACTGTAAAATTTAGTTTCAGAAAATTAGTAACGAAAATAATATGGTTCTTAACAatccaataaaaataataacaaatcaaataaatcaaacaaaaaaatacgAAATTTTACGTGATTCAgtatataaaagaaaaagagtatAAAACCCTAAACAATAATTTCCAAGCCGAAAAGTCACCTAAAACtgaaacacaaaaaaaatctaaatagcACAAATTACTTAACGGTTTAAAGGCCCATAACTTGTTTTTTCAGTTTAATGCCTAATTAAAACTCCTTTCAAAATGAAGCATGAATCTCCTAAAACTCTCTTGAACCGGTGAATGCTTGAGTTGGTGCCTTTAACACACTTAAATTCAAATCCATTATATTTACAACCACCACAATGATAGATTTTTTTTATAACCTTGCGATGTGGAGACAGAGACAAATTCAGAGGAAAGAATACTCATCCATCACCAATCAATGAAGCTTCAGAGTATCACCTCAAATTTCATCCCTTGCTTCTTGGTTGCAGCCATTCTCTTGACTCTAATCAAAGAATTGAAAAGATCCCAGAAAACCAAAACCATCCAGAAATTGCCTCCAGGTCCATGGAAGCTGCCATTTATTGGATGTATGCATCATTTGATAGGTTCACTTCCACATCGCTGCCTGAAAAACTTAGCTCAAAAATATGGATCCCTGATGCATCTGCAGCTTGGTGAAGTTTCACTCATCATTGTTACATCACCAAACTTAGCGAAAGAGATCATGAAAACGCACGATCTTTCTTTCGCGACCAGGCCTGAACTTCTTGCGTTCAAGATCATCTGCTATGATACTAAAGATATTGCATTTTCGCCCTATGGTGATTATTGGAGACAAATGCGAAAAATTAGCGTATTGGAGCTTCTTAGTGCCAAAAGTGTCCGGTCCTTCGAAAATATTAGGCAGGATGAGGTTTTGCACCTGGTTGAAGCAATAAGGCCTTTAGCAGGTAAGAAGGTGAATTTAACTGAACAAGTTTTCTCATATGCAAGTTCCATGGTCTGTAGAGCAGCATTTGGTCAAGTTTCCAAAGAAGATCAATACGAATTCGTACAATTAATGAAGCAAGTGGCAGCTTTAGCAGGAGGTTTTGATATTGCTGATCTGTTTCCTTCTTACAAAATTCTTCATGTCCTGACTGGAATGAAGCCTAAATTGCTAAAGATCCACCACAAAATGGACAGTATATTTGAAAAGTTAATCGAGGAGCACATCAAGAACCAGACTAGGAACAAGAAGTTGGTTGCTGATTCTAATCAAGAAGATCTTATTGATGTTCTACTGCGAATTAGAGATAGTGGGAACCTTCAGTTTCCAATCACCAATAACAATATCAAAGCTATCATCTTTGTAAGTCATACTACGGACCCTGAATTCTTTCCTTCTCTGCTTACTTTCTTTGGGTACTAAGTTATTACTATAATGAACAATGTTGCATTACTAATGCAGGATATGTTTGCTGCTGGAACTGAAACTTCGTCTTCAACCGTTGAATGGGCTATGTCAGAGATGATCAGAAATCCAGATGTGATGGCCAAGGCGCAGAGAGAAATCAGGCAATCCTTCAAGGGAAAGCAGAACATAGATGAGGCTGATGTTCAAGGATTGAGATACCTGAAGTTAGTGATCAAAGAAACTCTAAGACTACACCCTCCTTTCCCTTTGCTCCTGCCTAGAGAATGCAGGGAGCAATGTGAACTGAATGGATATACTATACCAATCAAAACAAAGGTCATGATTAATTTCTGGGCAATTGGAAGGGATCCAGAGCATTGGAGTGATCCGGAGAGCTTTGTACCAGAGAGATTTGATAACAACCCGGTTGATTTCACAGGAAATCACTTTGAGTTTGTGCCATTTGGTGCAGGAAGGAGGATTTGCCCAGGAATGTCATTTGCTTTGGCCAATGTTGAGCTTCCATTGGCTCTACTGCTTTGTCATTTCAACTGGAGACTCCCGGATGGTATGAAGTCAAGAGAATTGGACATGTTAGAGAATAATGGAATAACAGCAACAAGGAAAAATAACCTTTATTTGGTCCCTTCCTTGTATGATCCTTCCACTGATTTGGAATAAACAGTTATACGTGCAGCACTTCTTTCAGGGCCAAAGGGGGATGTGATCAAAAATTGTTGAAAGCTTTGAGGATATTAAGACACTAAATAAGCAATGCCTAGTTCTTCAATTGATATGCCATTTTAGCAAATTATCTAATTGGCACTTGAACTGTTAAATTTCTATACTTTTGGGTCCTCAACTATTAATTGTATCACATTGCTACTCAATTTTAGAAGAACAGCTTTTTATCCAATTTGTATATGTTTTTAGCCAATCCATAAATTTTAGTTGTAAAAAGTGAAAGAACCTGCCTGGTAGTGTATACGCTATCATTAAACAAAAgattagtttatagttttaatCTTCTTTTACCTCCAGCAATTTTCAGAGACAGCCAATCACTATGCAACTAttgaaatttgaccaaaatacaCCCATGGATTCTATTTTGCACAGATTGCAAATTCAGCCTTGACTTCAATGAATCTTGCTAGATGAGAGTAGGTGTAAAGTCAAAAGACAGTAATTCTACCATTGGTATAAAAATTCTTTCACCAAATATATAGAATTTTATGCAAATTATCTTGTGAAGTATGAAAAgttcaaattgattagaaattCGGCACAAATATTTGCAAATTTCCATGGCAGAACTAAGCACTACCTCGACTGTTACTAGCTATTTCAAGGCCCAATTGATGTCAAATTTTCCATTATTGTTGTTGCAGTAAACAGTTCTGTTAAAAGGTGTCCAGTTACATAATTTACCAAAGTCTAATTTGTGCTCAATCAAGAAACTCCAAATTGGGGCTCTTCCATTTTACTATactggaaaaaaaaacttttattttGGCTTGTTCACTGGTCCTATTGCTCTTTTGGTCAGCCTAGACACCTAAAACTGGCAAGAGAGCGAAAAACATACACTTTAATTAAGTTCAACAGTTGGGGTCCAAAGTATACAATTTGAAAAATTCAAGGGCCGTTAAGGTAATTTGACcatatatttattcatatattCTTAAACTTTGGATGTTTTGGAccgccaagaaaaaaaaaaaacaaacaaacaaacaaacaaagctTTGGTTTTTTTCTGGACTTAACCCAGCAAGCGACCCAGCAGTATAAATGGTTCTTCTGACCGTTCCCGATTCAACCGGTTCAAATAACCGGCTCACCAATTTATTATTTCTAAAATATCATCCCCATCACAGAATCAGTAACGTCTCCATCATATGATATCATCACCTTACCAGATCCCTACTCCAATCtgtcaaatttttgaaaccttaattttaattattctCCTCCCAACTCATATAGAGAATGTGAGTttgtgaaaaattggagacaacAATTTCTTCATAAaacgaacaaaagaaaaattaaaaaaccaaaaaattcacaattcaagaaagaaaaaacttcaaataaaaaagaaaacatcaaccagaaaaaaggaaaaaaaatgcgatacatgcaaaaaatgaaagaacttcaaacaaaagatatacacaaaataaaaggaaaaaatatctGCATTTGTCGATATTTCGCAGCTTCGGTTCTCCATGACATTGTTTACCGAAGCGATTCTAGATGAAACATCCATAACCAAACATAAAGGACGGTTAACTCATGAAAGATTTATCATTAAAGCAATAGAATTACCTATTTTTCTCTAATGTAAACAAAGAATGAAAAGTGTGAATCCTGAATGAACTTTCTATCTTCATGCTAATCAAAATTCGACTTCAATATTGGTTCACATTCAGCTCGACCTTCATCATCTGCTGTAAATAAACCTGCTTCCTAGAATTTAAGAACAGGAAGATAGAAAGTTCTCTGATTCTACCCACTAGAAGATGCTTTCTGATAGAGAAATTGGGAACAGTATCATGAACATGCTCTAGATTTAAGGATCACTACTGTCTTCTTTCAGCTTGAATTCCACTGGCCCAAAATCCCATTCAGATGGAGACCAGGGTGGAGAGTCCAACCATATTTGACTAGGAGAGGATGGAAATGTTGAACTCTGAAAAAGATCAGAGTAATCAGACATGGGGATCTCTACTGGTTCTGGATGAGAGCATTCACTGTCTGTATCAATTTCACTCTGGACCTCAAGCACAAAGATAAAATTGATATGTGTCAAATGCTTTAACCATTGGGATTCAGTCCATACGGTAGTGTAACTGAGAAAGATGAAGGACCATTACCTTTGTAGATTTGATCTTCCGAGTTTCGTGGGGAACTGCATCAGAGATAATACTATCAACATATCCAGAAAAATGTGACTCTTATCACATATAGCAACAAAATGAATATACTTGTGTTCCATTCACTAATAAAGACAGTATTATAACGCCTGAGAGGTTGACTTATTAGGCAAGTCTAGGACATCTCATTCAACATAATGTCCGGGTTTCACTGGCAAAAGGTACAATAAAGCATGTTATCAGCTAAATTTTGGCAAGAAGACTGGGATGGGGCTTTTTTTTAGAACCTGTCAACAAATTAAGAAAGGGAATCATGAACAGTAAACAGCTTTTCACTACTTGTAATTCAGCTAAATCCATCTCTTACTTGTACGGAAAGCCAGTTATGTTAAGCAGCTTCACTTTCAGGGGTAAAGAGTCAttcatatttcatattttatcTGCCTAACTACCGGCTCCATGCAGGGGTATGCAAAATTAGAAACATAAGATGGATGCTTTCTTCAGCTGCATGGTTCTAACAATAATATCCAAAACTGTTGCCCGACATTAACTTCTGTCAACCAAAAGGTAGCAACCAATTTCAGCCATAACCTCCCCCATTTGAGACCGTAAATCATATAATAAATGTCCAGCATATAGTTTTCACCAACCTTTTGTTCAAATTTTATCTGATTGAAGACATCCTTAACAGCCAATAGATAATGTACATTACAGTGCTGTGGACGAAAAATTCTAGTCTCCAAGGGCCATTTACATGTGCCACTCACCAGTATGCCAATCCAATTATTGACAACATCAGATTTACACTTGCTGATTTTTACCAATCAAAATATTAATCTAACACCATAAAGGAATTGATTTGATTAAGTGGCAGTACATTTGTGTTGCATAAAGTAGTCATGTGAAAGATATCACAATTAGACAAGTCAAACTATGAAACTTACCACATCCTGGCAACAGCGTGTCCCAGAAAGATGCTCTCATGGCTGCCTTCTGAGACTCAATGCACTTTTTATGATCATGCAGAAACATCTCCTCTGACATGTTAGGCTCTTCTTTTGGTGTACTTTTTCTCTTCAATGATGCTTCATGATGAACAGATGACTTGTTTGTAATGTCACCGAGGGCTTTACGATTCCCAAACCCTGtaccaattttctttttttccagtTTGAAGCCAGTTGATTTACCCTTAACAGACCCTACAAAATAATTTAATTCGATTGAGTATTAAAATAGCCTGGTCTGAAATAGCTACACCGTCACCTACATTTACAAAATGCGGAAGATTTAATGTCCAAAGATCTTAAACTGCAATGATTAAAATTTCAATTGTAATTTCCTATGGTGCGTGGACTATGGCTTCAGCATCGGGCAAGAGCATGTATCCAGGTGTCAAGTCCGCTGATCTCCTAAAATACAGGATACCGGTATACTGCTGAAAGATAATACAATGGTTCATGCATATGATTCAGAACAAATTATTGTTGTTACACACACAGACATAGCAGAGAAAGCATTCTCTATCTACTGTGATATATAACGCGGTTGTTATAGCTAATAGGTTGTTTAATGAACCGAAATGACACACACTTGGGAAGAAACACAAAAACATGCAGTACTATAGTGTCATCCATTAGTTCTTATACTATGAGTGAGCTATAAAATTATCATTAAGCTCTCAAGTTGTTCTAAGTAGGGACGACTAGGGTCCAAGAACCCCATATTGAGTCAAAGCACATCCGTGCACCAAGCCAATCTTTGACCAGATCCTATACACATCTCATACAAAATCATATCACGTAGGTATGGCTAACTGTGGTTCGGATCAAGTGTCCATGTAAAAAAGCTCAACTTTATGCTGCTCATGAAAAGACAGACTCAATCCCCTCCTAAGCATCATCTGTTTTTACACTATTAGACTGCTCAATGCTGAAGCTTATCAACAAGATTCTTTCAACCGAAACTTATCTCTTACTGAAGAAGGGTAGATATACAAATGAAAGGAATTCTACCTTTCCTTAGAAAATTTAAATTCTCATCTTGCGGGATCAACTGCTTCTGAGTTAACTGTCTTGCCATGCTTCTCTGTTGCATCTGACAGCTAAGCTAAAATTGTTCTGCAGTACAAAATTATCACACGTAGCTCTAATACTACACAGAAAGAGAAATCTACTTCCTTGTGGATATTCTTGGCAATACTATTAAAAGAAGCCAATTGGCATATAAAGATTAGTTTCGATAATCTTgcaaattctgcaatttgcaaTGTTCTGTGAGCTAGAACCCTATAAAAATAAGCTGAAAGATTTTTGTGTAATCCAATCGCTAGTTTCTGAATACAAATGAAGCAACTAAAATATGGACTACTATGTCCATAAATCATGCCAGCACATAGAAAAGATAAAACCAAtttcaaataaaacaaattgagAAATCAAAACCATGAAAACCTAAAGGAAGAAACATGATATTTCACCGGCAACAGATAGTGGTAATAGAAGAGTAACCATAAGGAGAACATAGATACTTCAATTAACACATTCAGAGAGAATTGATATCAGATGAATGATACAACGGAAAGACTTAAAGTGCAATCTCTTTTGATTCTCTAAAAAGTTTGATAATCCAAAGATTCATTGGTTCAAAGATTCGGCCGAGTCCCTGTCCCAGTCGACCCGGCCGAGTCGTCACGAGAATTTCAGCTTCCGTTCCGCGACAGGTCCGCAATATTCCGGAGACGGTAGAATCGGTGGAAACTCATTTAGACTCAGTAGATTCGGGCCGAGTCGACTCCGGGACCCAAAAGAATGGCCTAGTCTACCGAGTCAACCCGTATTGACTCATCAGATATCCATGAACTGAGGCTTTCGCCATGATTTTCAGAGACTTTTAAGGTATAAACAAATTAGCAAATAAAAAGACTTACCCGTAACAAATTGCACGGAAATCAATATTTATGAGAAATTGCACAGAAAGACAGCCGTAACAAATCAATCTTTAACCCAAAATTCTCTCTTTGAAGACTCTTCACGAAACAGCAAGTGGGTGGCAGAGATTCAAGAGAAGGAGAAGGATAACTAAAAGGGCAAAGAAGACGAGGAGGCTTTCGCTTTCATATCATATGCACAGCCGCACGGGTGGTGGCGTTGAAATTTGGAGAGAAGTAGGGAAGAAGAATGAAAGCCAAACTCCCCTGGGTTTGTGACAATATCAATTGGCGCTTTtaagattttgaaaattctcGCTTGTCTCCCCTCCTCTAaggtgacttttttttttttacttttgcaatctattttaaaatataatattaaaaaccCTCATTTTGAAAGCATATAATCTCATTCTAAATTTATCCTTTCCCTAAGACTCTTAATTGACATAACACGTTAACTTTATCTCTTAACTTTTATACACTTGATTGTTCTGGTTCTTTAattgaaattggaaaaggaaCCATTTAATTGTTTATTTATGTCATTAGTTTAGGCAAGAAATATTAACATATTTAATATTATAAATAATTTACAATACTTGTAAAAAtaacttgaaatatttttataataatgaaaataaccTTTTGTACTGACTTGAAAACATCACAAAATGATTATATATCTtctgcatttctttttttaattttcaagacATTGATCtagacaaaaaaaaactaaaaaaattcgAAAAAAAAGGTAAACAATTTATAAAACTTCTTAAATTAACTTAA is drawn from Coffea arabica cultivar ET-39 chromosome 1c, Coffea Arabica ET-39 HiFi, whole genome shotgun sequence and contains these coding sequences:
- the LOC113723929 gene encoding premnaspirodiene oxygenase-like — its product is MKLQSITSNFIPCFLVAAILLTLIKELKRSQKTKTIQKLPPGPWKLPFIGCMHHLIGSLPHRCLKNLAQKYGSLMHLQLGEVSLIIVTSPNLAKEIMKTHDLSFATRPELLAFKIICYDTKDIAFSPYGDYWRQMRKISVLELLSAKSVRSFENIRQDEVLHLVEAIRPLAGKKVNLTEQVFSYASSMVCRAAFGQVSKEDQYEFVQLMKQVAALAGGFDIADLFPSYKILHVLTGMKPKLLKIHHKMDSIFEKLIEEHIKNQTRNKKLVADSNQEDLIDVLLRIRDSGNLQFPITNNNIKAIIFDMFAAGTETSSSTVEWAMSEMIRNPDVMAKAQREIRQSFKGKQNIDEADVQGLRYLKLVIKETLRLHPPFPLLLPRECREQCELNGYTIPIKTKVMINFWAIGRDPEHWSDPESFVPERFDNNPVDFTGNHFEFVPFGAGRRICPGMSFALANVELPLALLLCHFNWRLPDGMKSRELDMLENNGITATRKNNLYLVPSLYDPSTDLE
- the LOC113723940 gene encoding protein PATRONUS 2, with product MQQRSMARQLTQKQLIPQDENLNFLRKGSVKGKSTGFKLEKKKIGTGFGNRKALGDITNKSSVHHEASLKRKSTPKEEPNMSEEMFLHDHKKCIESQKAAMRASFWDTLLPGCVPHETRKIKSTKSEIDTDSECSHPEPVEIPMSDYSDLFQSSTFPSSPSQIWLDSPPWSPSEWDFGPVEFKLKEDSSDP